Proteins encoded in a region of the Zea mays cultivar B73 chromosome 2, Zm-B73-REFERENCE-NAM-5.0, whole genome shotgun sequence genome:
- the LOC103647209 gene encoding cadmium/zinc-transporting ATPase HMA3 isoform X2 encodes MPGPAVEAAARGGGCCGKTAGKWEKTYLDVLGICCTAEVALVERLLAPINGVRAVTVVVPSRTVIVDHDTAAVSQFHIVKVLNKAGLEASVRAYGSSAGAPGRWPSPFIVACGVLLAASLFAPLLPPLRWLAVAAACVGSQPMLLRAFAAAGKLTLDINILMLIAVAGAVALGSYTEAGAIVFLFTVAEWLETLACTKASAGMLSLMSSVPKTVVLAETGQVVGMGDVAVGTVVAVRAGDVVPVDGVVVGGQSEVDESSLTGESFPVPKQAQSEVWAGTINLDGYISVRTTALAENSTVAKMERLVEEAQNSRSRTQRLIDSCAKHYTPAVVVLAAGVVLVPVLLGAPDLEHWFRLSLVLLVSACPCALVLSTPVATFCALLRAARMGLLVKGGNVLESLGEVRVAAFDKTGTITRGEFSIKDFLVVRDKVQMSQLLYWVSSIESKSSHPMAAALVEYAQSKSIQPKPEDVTETCIYHGEGIYGAINGKHIYIGNERIMARSSCRQQAGHRETDGLKGVSVGLVICDGDLVGKFSLSDTCRTGAAEAILQLRSMGIKSVMLTGDSEAAAKHAQEQLGGVLEELHSGLLPEDKVRLIRGLQARHGATLMVGDGMNDAPALAAADVGVSMGLSGSAAAIETSHATLMSGDVLRVPKAVRLGRRTRRTIAVNVASSVGAKAAVLALAVAWRPVLWVAVLADVGTCLLVVLHSMLLLRDAARARRRCGGASKACCATACKAPKTACCATASKACGATTVKPVATRPQPAGAGKKADRPGGDKHGNGKDDCHRCCHKQSKLPEDAVVIAIPVRAVEHRKDAAAHEKAEGNAAGGCCGGAPASAACCAEAHGGEDEVCIVISARSPCCSTARSRSASPKDAMCCGSGGKDGGAISALVC; translated from the exons ATGCCGGGACCGGCCGTGGAGGCAGCGGCCAGGGGCGGCGGCTGCTGCGGGAAGACGGCCGGCAAGTGGGAGAAGACGTACCTGGATGTCCTGGGCATCTGCTGCACCGCTGAGGTGGCGCTCGTTGAGCGGCTCCTGGCGCCCATCAACGGCGTGAGGGCGGTCACCGTCGTCGTCCCCTCCCGGACCGTCATCGTCGACCACGACACGGCCGCCGTCTCCCAGTTCCACATCG TGAAGGTTCTGAACAAGGCGGGCCTCGAGGCCTCCGTCCGAGCCTATGGCAGCAGCGCCGGCGCCCCCGGGCGGTGGCCCAGCCCGTTCATCGTGGCCTGCGGCGTGCTGCTCGCGGCGTCCCTGTTCGCGCCGCTCCTCCCTCCGCTGCGGTGGCTGGCGGTGGCGGCGGCCTGCGTGGGGTCCCAGCCCATGCTGCTGAGGGCGTTCGCGGCGGCCGGCAAGCTCACCCTGGACATCAACATCCTGATGCTCATCGCGGTGGCCGGGGCCGTGGCGCTCGGGAGCTACACGGAGGCGGGCGCCATCGTGTTCCTCTTCACCGTGGCCGAGTGGCTGGAGACGCTGGCGTGCACCAAGGCCAGCGCCGGGATGCTGTCCCTGATGTCCTCGGTGCCCAAGACCGTGGTGCTCGCCGAGACGGGGCAGGTCGTCGGCATGGGTGACGTGGCGGTCGGCACGGTCGTCGCGGTCAGGGCCGGGGACGTGGTCCCCGTGGACGGTGTTGTGGTCGGCGGGCAGAGCGAGGTCGACGAGAGCAGCCTCACCGGCGAGTCCTTCCCCGTGCCGAAGCAGGCGCAGTCCGAGGTCTGGGCCGGCACCATCAACTTGGATG GTTACATCTCCGTGCGGACGACGGCCCTCGCCGAGAACTCGACGGTGGCGAAGATGGAGAGGCTGGTGGAGGAGGCCCAGAACAGCCGGTCCAGGACGCAGCGGCTCATCGACTCGTGCGCCAAGCACTACACCCCTG CCGTGGTCGTCCTCGCCGCCGGGGTGGTCCTCGTGCCCGTCCTGCTGGGAGCTCCCGACCTGGAGCACTGGTTCCGGCTGTCCCTGGTGCTGCTGGTGAGCGCGTGCCCGTGCGCGCTGGTGCTGTCCACGCCCGTCGCCACCTTCTGCGCGCTCCTGCGGGCGGCCAGGATGGGGCTCCTCGTCAAGGGAGGCAACGTTCTTGAGTCGCTGGGCGAGGTCAGGGTCGCCGCGTTCGACAAGACCGGGACCATCACCAGAGGCGAGTTCAGCATCAAGGACTTCCTTGTGGTGAGGGACAAGGTTCAAATGAGCCAGCTACTTTACTG GGTATCTAGCATCGAGAGCAAATCAAGCCACCCAATGGCTGCTGCACTTGTCGAGTATGCCCAGTCCAAATCTATACAGCCGAAGCCGGAGGACGTGACTGAGACTTGCATCTACCATGGCGAGGGCATCTATGGGGCCATCAATGGAAAACACATCTACATCGGAAACGAAAGGATCATGGCAAGGTCCTCGTGTCGTCAACAAG CTGGCCACCGAGAAACAGATGGCCTCAAAGGCGTGTCCGTTGGTCTCGTGATCTGCGACGGCGATCTCGTGGGCAAGTTTTCGCTCTCCGACACCTGCAGGACCGGGGCGGCCGAGGCGATCTTGCAGCTGCGATCAATGGGGATCAAGTCAGTGATGCTCACCGGGGACAGCGAAGCGGCGGCCAAGCACGCGCAGGAGCAGCTCGGCGGCGTCCTGGAGGAGCTCCACTCGGGGCTCCTCCCGGAGGACAAGGTCCGGCTCATCCGGGGGCTCCAGGCGCGGCACGGGGCGACGCTGATGGTCGGCGACGGCATGAACGACGCGCCGGCGCTCGCCGCGGCGGACGTGGGCGTGTCCATGGGCCTGTCCGGGTCGGCGGCCGCCATCGAGACGAGCCACGCCACGCTCATGTCCGGCGACGTCCTGCGGGTGCCCAAGGCCGTCAGGCTCGGGCGCCGCACCCGCCGGACCATCGCCGTCAACGTGGCCTCCTCCGTCGGCGCCAAGGCCGCCGTCCTGGCGCTCGCCGTCGCGTGGCGCCCCGTGCTGTGGGTGGCCGTGCTCGCCGACGTCGGCACGTGCCTGCTCGTCGTGCTGCACAGCATGCTGCTGCTGAGGGACGCGGCCCGCGCGCGGCGGAGGTGCGGCGGGGCGTCCAAGGCGTGCTGTGCTACGGCGTGCAAGGCGCCCAAGACAGCGTGCTGCGCTACGGCGTCCAAGGCGTGTGGCGCGACGACGGTGAAGCCTGTGGCCACGAGGCCCCAGCCCGCGGGCGCAGGGAAGAAGGCCGATAGGCCAGGAGGTGACAAGCATGGTAATGGTAAAGACGACTGCCATCGTTGCTGCCACAAGCAGAGCAAGCTGCCCGAGGACGCCGTCGTGATCGCCATACCGGTACGAGCCGTGGAGCACCGGAAGGACGCGGCCGCTCACGAGAAGGCGGAAGGCAACGCCGCCGGGGGATGCTGCGGTGGCGCTCCCGCTTCGGCCGCGTGCTGCGCGGAAGCACACGGTGGCGAGGACGAGGTGTGCATTGTCATCAGCGCGAGGTCGCCCTGCTGCAGCACGGCGAGGAGTCGGTCTGCTTCTCCCAAGGACGCCATGTGCTGCGGCTCCGGTGGTAAAGACGGCGGCGCCATCTCAGCCCTTGTGTGCTGA
- the LOC103647209 gene encoding cadmium/zinc-transporting ATPase HMA3 isoform X1, with the protein MPGPAVEAAARGGGCCGKTAGKWEKTYLDVLGICCTAEVALVERLLAPINGVRAVTVVVPSRTVIVDHDTAAVSQFHIVKVLNKAGLEASVRAYGSSAGAPGRWPSPFIVACGVLLAASLFAPLLPPLRWLAVAAACVGSQPMLLRAFAAAGKLTLDINILMLIAVAGAVALGSYTEAGAIVFLFTVAEWLETLACTKASAGMLSLMSSVPKTVVLAETGQVVGMGDVAVGTVVAVRAGDVVPVDGVVVGGQSEVDESSLTGESFPVPKQAQSEVWAGTINLDGYISVRTTALAENSTVAKMERLVEEAQNSRSRTQRLIDSCAKHYTPAVVVLAAGVVLVPVLLGAPDLEHWFRLSLVLLVSACPCALVLSTPVATFCALLRAARMGLLVKGGNVLESLGEVRVAAFDKTGTITRGEFSIKDFLVVRDKVQMSQLLYWVSSIESKSSHPMAAALVEYAQSKSIQPKPEDVTETCIYHGEGIYGAINGKHIYIGNERIMARSSCRQQEAGHRETDGLKGVSVGLVICDGDLVGKFSLSDTCRTGAAEAILQLRSMGIKSVMLTGDSEAAAKHAQEQLGGVLEELHSGLLPEDKVRLIRGLQARHGATLMVGDGMNDAPALAAADVGVSMGLSGSAAAIETSHATLMSGDVLRVPKAVRLGRRTRRTIAVNVASSVGAKAAVLALAVAWRPVLWVAVLADVGTCLLVVLHSMLLLRDAARARRRCGGASKACCATACKAPKTACCATASKACGATTVKPVATRPQPAGAGKKADRPGGDKHGNGKDDCHRCCHKQSKLPEDAVVIAIPVRAVEHRKDAAAHEKAEGNAAGGCCGGAPASAACCAEAHGGEDEVCIVISARSPCCSTARSRSASPKDAMCCGSGGKDGGAISALVC; encoded by the exons ATGCCGGGACCGGCCGTGGAGGCAGCGGCCAGGGGCGGCGGCTGCTGCGGGAAGACGGCCGGCAAGTGGGAGAAGACGTACCTGGATGTCCTGGGCATCTGCTGCACCGCTGAGGTGGCGCTCGTTGAGCGGCTCCTGGCGCCCATCAACGGCGTGAGGGCGGTCACCGTCGTCGTCCCCTCCCGGACCGTCATCGTCGACCACGACACGGCCGCCGTCTCCCAGTTCCACATCG TGAAGGTTCTGAACAAGGCGGGCCTCGAGGCCTCCGTCCGAGCCTATGGCAGCAGCGCCGGCGCCCCCGGGCGGTGGCCCAGCCCGTTCATCGTGGCCTGCGGCGTGCTGCTCGCGGCGTCCCTGTTCGCGCCGCTCCTCCCTCCGCTGCGGTGGCTGGCGGTGGCGGCGGCCTGCGTGGGGTCCCAGCCCATGCTGCTGAGGGCGTTCGCGGCGGCCGGCAAGCTCACCCTGGACATCAACATCCTGATGCTCATCGCGGTGGCCGGGGCCGTGGCGCTCGGGAGCTACACGGAGGCGGGCGCCATCGTGTTCCTCTTCACCGTGGCCGAGTGGCTGGAGACGCTGGCGTGCACCAAGGCCAGCGCCGGGATGCTGTCCCTGATGTCCTCGGTGCCCAAGACCGTGGTGCTCGCCGAGACGGGGCAGGTCGTCGGCATGGGTGACGTGGCGGTCGGCACGGTCGTCGCGGTCAGGGCCGGGGACGTGGTCCCCGTGGACGGTGTTGTGGTCGGCGGGCAGAGCGAGGTCGACGAGAGCAGCCTCACCGGCGAGTCCTTCCCCGTGCCGAAGCAGGCGCAGTCCGAGGTCTGGGCCGGCACCATCAACTTGGATG GTTACATCTCCGTGCGGACGACGGCCCTCGCCGAGAACTCGACGGTGGCGAAGATGGAGAGGCTGGTGGAGGAGGCCCAGAACAGCCGGTCCAGGACGCAGCGGCTCATCGACTCGTGCGCCAAGCACTACACCCCTG CCGTGGTCGTCCTCGCCGCCGGGGTGGTCCTCGTGCCCGTCCTGCTGGGAGCTCCCGACCTGGAGCACTGGTTCCGGCTGTCCCTGGTGCTGCTGGTGAGCGCGTGCCCGTGCGCGCTGGTGCTGTCCACGCCCGTCGCCACCTTCTGCGCGCTCCTGCGGGCGGCCAGGATGGGGCTCCTCGTCAAGGGAGGCAACGTTCTTGAGTCGCTGGGCGAGGTCAGGGTCGCCGCGTTCGACAAGACCGGGACCATCACCAGAGGCGAGTTCAGCATCAAGGACTTCCTTGTGGTGAGGGACAAGGTTCAAATGAGCCAGCTACTTTACTG GGTATCTAGCATCGAGAGCAAATCAAGCCACCCAATGGCTGCTGCACTTGTCGAGTATGCCCAGTCCAAATCTATACAGCCGAAGCCGGAGGACGTGACTGAGACTTGCATCTACCATGGCGAGGGCATCTATGGGGCCATCAATGGAAAACACATCTACATCGGAAACGAAAGGATCATGGCAAGGTCCTCGTGTCGTCAACAAG AAGCTGGCCACCGAGAAACAGATGGCCTCAAAGGCGTGTCCGTTGGTCTCGTGATCTGCGACGGCGATCTCGTGGGCAAGTTTTCGCTCTCCGACACCTGCAGGACCGGGGCGGCCGAGGCGATCTTGCAGCTGCGATCAATGGGGATCAAGTCAGTGATGCTCACCGGGGACAGCGAAGCGGCGGCCAAGCACGCGCAGGAGCAGCTCGGCGGCGTCCTGGAGGAGCTCCACTCGGGGCTCCTCCCGGAGGACAAGGTCCGGCTCATCCGGGGGCTCCAGGCGCGGCACGGGGCGACGCTGATGGTCGGCGACGGCATGAACGACGCGCCGGCGCTCGCCGCGGCGGACGTGGGCGTGTCCATGGGCCTGTCCGGGTCGGCGGCCGCCATCGAGACGAGCCACGCCACGCTCATGTCCGGCGACGTCCTGCGGGTGCCCAAGGCCGTCAGGCTCGGGCGCCGCACCCGCCGGACCATCGCCGTCAACGTGGCCTCCTCCGTCGGCGCCAAGGCCGCCGTCCTGGCGCTCGCCGTCGCGTGGCGCCCCGTGCTGTGGGTGGCCGTGCTCGCCGACGTCGGCACGTGCCTGCTCGTCGTGCTGCACAGCATGCTGCTGCTGAGGGACGCGGCCCGCGCGCGGCGGAGGTGCGGCGGGGCGTCCAAGGCGTGCTGTGCTACGGCGTGCAAGGCGCCCAAGACAGCGTGCTGCGCTACGGCGTCCAAGGCGTGTGGCGCGACGACGGTGAAGCCTGTGGCCACGAGGCCCCAGCCCGCGGGCGCAGGGAAGAAGGCCGATAGGCCAGGAGGTGACAAGCATGGTAATGGTAAAGACGACTGCCATCGTTGCTGCCACAAGCAGAGCAAGCTGCCCGAGGACGCCGTCGTGATCGCCATACCGGTACGAGCCGTGGAGCACCGGAAGGACGCGGCCGCTCACGAGAAGGCGGAAGGCAACGCCGCCGGGGGATGCTGCGGTGGCGCTCCCGCTTCGGCCGCGTGCTGCGCGGAAGCACACGGTGGCGAGGACGAGGTGTGCATTGTCATCAGCGCGAGGTCGCCCTGCTGCAGCACGGCGAGGAGTCGGTCTGCTTCTCCCAAGGACGCCATGTGCTGCGGCTCCGGTGGTAAAGACGGCGGCGCCATCTCAGCCCTTGTGTGCTGA